The nucleotide window GGGACTGACTATGGCCTTCACCCAGCTGCTGTCCCCTAAACAAAGATTTGGAAGCTAGTGTGGCTCTCAGCCAGTCCTTCCCCAAGGAGTCTGACTTGTGCATACAGCACTAAATTCAGGTATAGGCTAATCAGGGGCACTTATATTTAAACAGGGCTTGGCGCAGACAGCAGGCTCCCACTGCTCCacctgtataaaaacaatttatgTGGAATATGTTAAGAGGTGAAAACAGAGAAGTTCTTTGACTTGGCACTAATACATGTAATCTGCACCTCTTGTTAAATTGTAAAAGCTATAGTCATTTCTCTCTGCAATCAAAATGCTAGCTTTGGTCTAGAGATAGACTCTTTCCCCAGCTGGGGGAAATGCCATAGATCCATCCTGGAGTTGATTTATGAAGCATTCATGAAGAAATTATTATTCAAAGAATTTTATTCAATTAAACTTGAATTCTTAAAGGTTCCCCAGTGATCACTGAGCCAGAGCTATCCTAAAACTCAATGGCCTGCCTGAAGTAGGCATTGAGAAAACACCTGATGTGACATTGCAGCTGAACGTACGGTCTAAGGGACGATTGTTTGTCACCAGGATGTGCTGCAGGCTAAGGTTTAGAAAATTACTCTGTGAAAAATGTGCATTAACAATAGCTATGAAATATCAGTTAAAGAAGAAAAAGCTGAATAATGACCCAGCACTACATTAGTTGATGGGTATTCTTCATCTTGACCCTGCTCTGATTAAAACGTTAACACACatgcatggcttttttttttttttttttacagtttaagGTTGTTTCCAATTAAATACTGAACTGTAAAAGTGGCCTGACTTAAGGACAAATCCActcccacagagctggggcaaTTATAACTATTCAATTCCTTGAGCTTTTGTATAGCACAATCATCCTACAGAGAGTAGATGTTTTCTTTACAGATGAAGATTTTTGAAGTCGTTTGTAACTTAGTATCAACCTTGAATGTTTGTACCCTTCAAGAAATGCTCTTCCAAATCACATCCATGCAGTAAGAGGGTTGGAACTGCATGTAAAACCCTGGACACCCAGTTTCATAAAACATGTTTATCAAGGTGTTTACCCATTAATTAGCTGTATTGTGCTGTGTTCAGTTAACAGGCTGTTTTCCTGGTCTTCAAGGCACCATCCTAGCTGGAAAAGATTTCTGACACAGCTATTCTGAGAACCTGACAGTTCACAGTTAGCTGGCTTCTTTAGTTCACCTGAAGATGCTTCAGGCTTTTTTATCAGGGGCTTAGGTGATTCCttttctcatttcatttttaaacatctCACACACTCAGGTAAAAGGGAAATTATGTGACAGTCTTTGAGAATGTTTCCAGGTAAAGGAATGGTCAGTTAAAAATGCCACAGCAGACTAGGGTGTCTTTCAGATGAGAGGtaaaataaatctatttaaaGACCCCGAGCAGGCTCCTTTTCCAAGGAACTTCTGCCTTGATGTGTAAGCGTCGTGTGCTCTTTAGTTCACACTGCCAAAGCTTCTAGGCCTCTATCCTGAATATActtagcatgtgcttaactttactactggAATCAGTGGGGCTGCTCATGGTAGTGCGTGAACTATGCACACATGTATGTTTGCGGGAGTGGGGCCTTAGTTGGGAATAAGCTGTCTGTTGTTGGATGTCATCCTGCCATCTCTGGTAAGGTAAGACTCTGACTGACTACAAAGCTAGTCTTGCCTACATTTGAACTGCAGGACTTAACCCTTAGTTCTGTTTAAGCCCTTTTCCTTGCCTAAACCCGTTCATGATTGTGGATGTACTGGAGTTGTCAGAAGCAAGTGCTTTGTCACAGCTGTATTAGGTCAGGCAAAGAGTACCCAAACAGTTCTTAGCATTTTCCTGTAAATCTACGAAGTGCTTCCTCCAGCTTCAGCCAGTACTGACGGATTGAAGGCAACTTAAAAGGGAAAAGCAGGCAGGGTTTGCTGGTAAAATGAGACAGTTTAAAGCCCTTTGGCGTAAGTaaatcacatttatttttcagAGCTTCTGGACTGGGCTCCTGAATCTGTGCAGCAGCTAAATGCTTTCTTCCTTTCATCAGAGATCTTTCAATCACAGCTGCCACTGCTCTGAGCATTAAACTGTATTTGTAAAGATGGTATTGTTTTTCTGAAGCTTTTGAAGCCTCCTAGCTCACACCCCAGCCTGAGTCAAACACAATGTGAAGCAGTTTCGAAAACAATTCAGAATCTGACACTTTGATCTGGACGCTAGCTCAGAGGTGGTTAGTTTTACAGAAGGGCTGCATGATTTCTACAGTGTTATAAACAAGTTCCTGAATGATTTTCTTGTGGGGAATTGGTGGCAATTCACACTTTCAATTCATGCTCATTCTCTCCTCTCCACCTTGCCTGCAGAAGGAAAAACTTGGCCGGATTTAGCTTTTCGTGATCTAGAAAGTACAGTCTCATCTCCAATTTATGGTTCACTTTTTGTGTAtattttctcttccttcccttccttcATTGCAGCATAACGTGCCAAAACGAAGAGAAAATCACTAAGTCTGGAAAGCAaggagagaaagtagttaaatgTACATTTGTCATCAGATATGCTTGTATTGAGTGCTACATATCTATAAAAAACTGTGTACTGAATTACAGCTCTGGGAGCTGCAAGTAAAACAAAGCAACAGGAGACAGAGAAAACAGAAATGCTCCCGAAAATGGCATTCAAGAAGAGAATCAAATTATTGTTCCTGCAGGAGCCCAGTTAAAATGTAGACAAGCTAAAATCTTATCCTGAAGTGAGAGCTTCTCTAGGGGTACCCCTGTTGTTCTCCCCTTGAATACTAAAGGAAACCACAGTGTACAGTCTCTGAAGCCTTTATGGCAACTAAGAATGACAGAATCTGTTTTACCTGTTCAAGTATTTGGCCACGTTTGCATCTGCCTCTCCTGCTTGTACTAAAGGAACAACACTAAAAAGGAGAATGAAAAACAATTTCATGTTATGTTTAATCTATTACTCTGAATACACAGCGTAATAATAGATGTGTCTTTGAGGTTTGCAGATGCTCAAAACCTTGAGAGTGGTCACAGTACAGCCTCAGCATTCATTTCCAGTTCAATCCCTTCTGTACTGGAATTACAGTCTAAAAATTAACTGACCATAAAATCCAGGGATTGCTACATGCTTTAACCAATCAATGAAAAACAGTGCTTAAGCACAGATTCTGCTTCTGTGTGGaatgtaggagagagagagaacctcttATGTGAAAAAGCATCAGTATTGATGGCAGCAGCTTATAAGAATAATTATTACCAGTGACTACACTGCTAAGCTCATTATCCCCTACAGTACTGGACTCACTCTTTTGGCTTGGTACAACTCCTATGTTCATATGCATGTTTTACACTAATTGCTTTTTAACAAGAGGCCATAAGCTACTTGTTTTTTTGCTGCTGAGATAATGTTGTAAACTAGCATATACAAACTTTTATAACTGAACAAAACAAATTCTAAAGCTAAGCAACTACGAGGATGCACTTTTACTCCTTGGCACGACCCTGCCTGTTGTTCCCACAGGATCCAGTACAGCTGATTCCGAAGGCTGAAGTCAGCTTTTTTTGCTGTGATTGCATCAACAAAGCTACAGGAGAGCTCTTTAATTAAACAAATAGCCCAAGTTTTGCTGCAATTCTAACAGCATTTGCCTTAAGATCAATTGCATCCGACACTGTTTTAAATGGCTCGGAAGCTGCCACAAACTACCTGGGCTCAGATGGTCTTTTCCCTCAGCCTTATACTTACCACCTCTCTGCTCTTCGGCAGACTGCTCTGGAGAAATGAAGAGCAGCACTACTTTTACCTCCAGACTGAAACAAGATTAAAAACATTTAAGTGTCTTGTACCAGAAGCCGCATACAGCCACATACAGCCACCCAGCTGCATAGAACTTAAATGTATGACATTTTACACAAAATAACGGCCTATTAGACACTTACAGAAGCTATAATATCCATCTGAATGGGACATTTCTGCTGGATGTTTAAATACAGTTGCAGATGGAGACAGAGGAGGGTTAGCTCAACCTCTTCCACCCCTACAGCCTTCCTGTATTTGTACAAACACTAGAAGAGAACAGCATGTGGTGGACCGACCTCAAGAACTACCCAATGCCTAATATCAATTAACTGAGAGTGGGTTTCTGATTAAGTCTTCAATCAAATACCTAGCAAAGAGTTTCAGTTCAGTAAAAAGAATGAGCTGATACCTACAGGCAAAATGAAAGCAGTGAGAGGTGGAAGTTGGTCTGAGTATTTATCAAtccactgctccagctccagcactgGCTTTTCACTAAAGGATGTTCGTTCTACAGAGGGAAAGAGGAAACaactaaaacaatacaaaaataaatcaatccACCCGATGGATCTTGCATTTTACATTTGTCATACTAAGAACTCCTTAGAGAAGTGTAAAAAATGTACACTTGTCTCTCACAGCTACCATCTTCTACAGCAAACGCTAACAGAAGTGCACAAGTGGTATCGCTAAATAAACAACCTGACCTACAGTgagggcattttttaaaaatacagagctGTTATCTTAAGTAAAATGATTTGAGGATTACTTAAGTGAGCCTCcctggctgaggagagaggagttgCAATGTTGGAGCCAACATCTTGCAGCATACACTGGATCTAGGGAGGAAAGTATGCATTACAGTCAAAGCACAGACGAAATTACAGGTGCAGAGATGACATTTGACACTCCAATAAGACATTCTAGAGGCAGTGTGGTAGGGATtctcagatagggtgaccagacagcaagtgtgaaaaattgggacgggggtgggggggtaataggagcctacataagaaaaagatcccaaaaatcaggactgtccctttaaaatcaggACAGCTGGCCACCCTATTTTGAGAGTAATCAGGTGACATTGACCACTTCTGCGGTGTGAAGCTAATTAGTAAATGTACCCTCAGTGTGAGCTGTTTTCCACTGTGATACACAGTCCTTTTTTCCATCAGGCAGCTTGGCTTAGTATTTATGTTCTCTTGGTTTCAATCTGAGAATGCGTAACAACAAGGCTTAATCTGTGCCTAAAATTATGCATAATAATGAATATGGACCATCACAAGCATGCATgcgcacacactcactcactttccCTTTCACTATAGATAGAAAGAAGCATCTTGTTTCTTCAGGCAACCAAGAGATTTTTTCAAGTCTGCTTAAAGGATTtatgcagaattcccactgactgcaatgggacCTACACGCCTAAATCTCCTAGGTGgcttataaaattttaaaataagagtTTAAGAACTCAGCATTCTAATAATACAGATGTAATGGTCTTGTTAGACATAGAGCATGTAGTTACTACTCACTTTGTGAAGTTGTTTGACAAATGTGTGGCCACTTTCCTGGCTTAATTCACTAGCAACCCTAGATGAAGATGAAGCAGAAAGTTAGCTCTAGGACAGAGGAAACTTGTTTGGTACATATCTTCTATTTATGGCTCATTTATATGTATTTATGGTACACTTAGCATTACATGCACAGGTTCACAATGAGCATTGCCTTGCAACATGGAACAAAGTAGGACTCCCAGCACCTACAAAGAAAACACCAATTCAAAAGCATATCTGCACGACCATCTACTGCTTTCTGAATTGTGTCCATATAAATCAGAGGTACAAATGCAGTATGTTTCTTCCTGTACTCAAGAACTCAGA belongs to Gopherus flavomarginatus isolate rGopFla2 chromosome 15, rGopFla2.mat.asm, whole genome shotgun sequence and includes:
- the MMAB gene encoding corrinoid adenosyltransferase MMAB isoform X2 — encoded protein: MGSQPGRVVRESGDSAWRGGGGRAGSEVRARRPRQPHVGGAGPGLPPAGAVQAAPGLAAGPGTHSAGRAGQPENQTQDNPRSKDLHKNRRQRVASELSQESGHTFVKQLHKIQCMLQDVGSNIATPLSSAREAHLKRTSFSEKPVLELEQWIDKYSDQLPPLTAFILPSGGKSSAALHFSRAVCRRAERCVVPLVQAGEADANVAKYLNRLSDFLFVLARYAAMKEGKEEKIYTKSEP
- the MMAB gene encoding corrinoid adenosyltransferase MMAB isoform X1 codes for the protein MTDPITRPPWAGRDLSGQWGASRAEWCASRVTAPGAAAGAERGQRSGHAGRGSPMSAGLGRGCRRLALCRPLRAWLRARAHTQQGEPGSLKIKPKTTHVPKIYTKTGDKGFSSTYTGERRSKDDQVFEALGTTDELSSAVGVASELSQESGHTFVKQLHKIQCMLQDVGSNIATPLSSAREAHLKRTSFSEKPVLELEQWIDKYSDQLPPLTAFILPSGGKSSAALHFSRAVCRRAERCVVPLVQAGEADANVAKYLNRLSDFLFVLARYAAMKEGKEEKIYTKSEP